Sequence from the Actinomyces slackii genome:
GGGCTGCTTCTGGGGCGTGGAGCGCTTCCTGTGGCGCCAGGACGGCGTGGTCTCCACCGCCGTCGGGTACATGGGGGGCACGACGCCCAACGCGACCTACCAGGAGATCTGCACCGGGGCCACCGGTCATGCCGAGACGGTGCGCGTGGCCTACGACCCGGCCGTCTGCGGGGCGGGCGGGGAGGCACTCCTGCGCGTCTTCTGGGAGAACCACGACTCCACCCGGCTCAACCGCCACGGCAATGACGTGGGCACCCAGTACCGCTCAGCGGTGTGGACGACCACGCCCGCCCAGCAGGCGGCGGCCCTGGCCATCCGCCAGGCCTTCGGCTCCGAGCTGGCCCGGCTGGGCCTGGGCAGCTGCGTGACCACGGTGGAGCCCGCCGAGCCCCTGTACGCGGACTTCGGCGGGCCCTTCTACCTGGCCGAGGACTACCACCAGGGCTACCTGCACAAGAACCCCAACGGCTACTGCAACCACGGCCCCAATGGGGTGACCTGCCCGGTGGGCGTGGCCGACCTGCCCGCCCAGGTCGACCT
This genomic interval carries:
- the msrA gene encoding peptide-methionine (S)-S-oxide reductase MsrA, which codes for MTMTPTRNPDLPGREDSILPAPGDHVVLGTPLNGPWPQGTEVIYLAGGCFWGVERFLWRQDGVVSTAVGYMGGTTPNATYQEICTGATGHAETVRVAYDPAVCGAGGEALLRVFWENHDSTRLNRHGNDVGTQYRSAVWTTTPAQQAAALAIRQAFGSELARLGLGSCVTTVEPAEPLYADFGGPFYLAEDYHQGYLHKNPNGYCNHGPNGVTCPVGVADLPAQVDLLPPQAAQE